The following proteins come from a genomic window of Dermacentor albipictus isolate Rhodes 1998 colony chromosome 8, USDA_Dalb.pri_finalv2, whole genome shotgun sequence:
- the LOC139048927 gene encoding uncharacterized protein: protein MAGGDPRKFPVTTGQADSLKLLDVGLADIEGIKGFFSGEAIEHTSPCTATEDRACHIVRHLSVWNEVLSQAKLELRETPRKRSGLTVASIDCPYMRDHSLDTLHRVATLLHCLVKKHHCVTHLDVTMGRLNLYDELLCDALRGNQFVESLKLRDSYGRGIGPDRIFCAVVPTLPNLKHFECTSNAECRRSFLDELTSLLLTTRSLTSLHLPNLYMKRKEAEAFLTAITACSTLRELSLNTAVVASSQEGMCATFAEYLKSSTALTTLSFVGERSFYRTSMQLILRGLVENKTITRLDFRRALVLEQCVEEVSNIFAKNKTLRSIHFVHCRLHQHHTGAFVWDGWLTALTENETLQELTLPLHIWRPQKWALFFRALSAKHSLKHVVIDGDSASAVVLQEVCEALRESGAEEKVVFWPHLGVACYRYALRLLGYHCFRDVVAWQATSDAPPLGRLLRQLCSLNHVTSLTVTVDPSRHRKNLSSALTDYVGTTTTLKKLRLISMSPAYSANETDLDWTAVVESFSRNSSLAELYVSATCMSEDDFERMADVVNHSENIRRFSVSVRRGWNWAAFVSRLSEGICRNYSLLRVEVPGYMNKDSFAIWDTARRNSRLVATASQFLAGANPDKTTAAALERVLRHRALLEELAEIQSISEDEAAAALRDEVRSFESLHDFMRLAGVVKERVTCHRREDGRTQLDDLDEYCWIAIRRCLALGDVVDECGQSEPSRV from the exons ATGGCAGGCGGTGACCCAAGGAAGTTCCCGGTGACGACTGGTCAGGCCGATTCATTGAAGCTGCTCGACGTGGGCTTGGCAGACATCGAAGGAATAAAGGGCTTCTTCTCGGGCGAAGCTATTGAACACACGTCACCTTGCACTGCGACCGAGGACCGAGCGTGTCACATCGTTCGACACCTCAGTGTGTGGAACGAAGTGCTTTCCCAGGCCAAGCTCGAACTGAGAGAAACACCGCGAAAGCGCAGCGGGCTGACCGTAGCGAGCATCGACTGCCCGTACATGAGGGACCACTCGCTGGACACACTGCACCGGGTCGCCACGCTGCTGCACTGCCTCGTCAAGAAGCATCACTGCGTGACGCATCTGGACGTCACGATGGGCAGGCTCAACTTGTACGACGAGCTCCTGTGCGACGCCCTCCGCGGAAACCAATTCGTCGAGTCGCTCAAGTTGCGGGACTCGTACGGCCGGGGCATCGGTCCTGACCGTATCTTCTGCGCGGTCGTGCCGACCCTGCCAAACTTGAAGCACTTCGAGTGCACCAGTAATGCGGAGTGCCGGCGCTCATTTTTGGACGAACTGACGTCCCTTTTGCTGACGACAAGGTCGCTCACGTCTCTCCATCTTCCTAATTTGTACATGAAACGTAAGGAAGCTGAGGCATTCTTGACTGCGATCACGGCGTGCTCAACCCTGAGAGAACTCTCTTTGAACACTGCAGTCGTGGCCTCCTCTCAAGAAGGAATGTGTGCCACTTTCGCGGAGTACCTGAAGAGTTCGACTGCCTTAACGACGCTAAGCTTTGTGGGAGAGCGCTCTTTTTACCGCACCTCTATGCAGTTGATACTGCGAGGACTCGTGGAAAACAAAACCATCACCAGACTGGACTTCAGGAGGGCGTTGGTGCTGGAGCAGTGCGTCGAAGAAGTATCTAACATCTTTGCAAAGAATAAGACGCTGCGCAGTATTCACTTTGTTCATTGCCGTCTTCATCAGCACCACACAGGTGCTTTTGTTTGGGATGGCTGGCTGACGGCTCTCACGGAGAATGAGACGCTGCAAGAACTTACGCTGCCCTTGCACATCTGGCGACCCCAGAAGTGGGCTCTGTTCTTCAGAGCGCTTTCGGCGAAGCACAGTCTGAAGCACGTGGTCATAGATGGGGACTCCGCGAGCGCCGTCGTCCTGCAAGAAGTCTGCGAAGCCCTTCGAGAAAGTGGCGCCGAGGAGAAGGTCGTTTTCTGGCCACACTTGGGGGTTGCCTGCTATCGGTACGCTCTCCGTTTACTCGGGTACCATTGTTTTCGCGACGTCGTAGCCTGGCAGGCTACCAGCGATGCTCCGCCGCTTGGCAGGCTCCTGCGCCAGCTGTGTTCGCTGAACCACGTGACATCGCTGACTGTGACTGTTGATCCTAGCAGACACAGGAAGAACCTGTCGTCTGCTCTCACAGACTATGTTGGAACAACCACCACGCTCAAGAAACTGCGATTGATCTCGATGTCTCCCGCCTACTCGGCTAATGAAACTGACCTAGATTGGACGGCCGTGGTTGAGTCGTTTTCAAGGAACAGCAGCTTAGCAGAGCTGTACGTGAGCGCCACATGCATGTCTGAGGACGACTTTGAGCGCATGGCTGATGTCGTCAACCACAGCGAAAATATACGAAGGTTCTCCGTTTCGGTACGAAGGGGCTGGAACTGGGCGGCGTTCGTGAGTCGCTTGTCCGAGGGCATATGTCGCAACTACAGCCTCCTAAGAGTCGAAGTTCCTGGCTACATGAACAAGGACTCGTTTGCCATTTGGGACACGGCCCGGAGGAACTCCCGCCTGGTGGCCACTGCTTCGCAATTCCTCGCAGGAGCTAATCCTGACAA GACCACTGCGGCGGCGCTGGAGCGGGTCCTGCGGCACCGAGCTCTTCTGGAGGAACTTGCCGAAATCCAGTCCATCAGCGAGGACGAGGCAGCGGCCGCTCTCCGAGACGAAGTCAGGTCCTTCGAAAGCTTGCACGATTTCATGCGACTCGCAGGAGTCGTCAAGGAGAgggtcacgtgtcatcgacgggaAGACGGGCGCACGCAGCTCGACGACCTCGACGAGTACTGCTGGATCGCGATTCGGCGCTGTCTCGCGCTTGGTGACGTCGTGGACGAATGCGGCCAATCAGAGCCGAGCCGCGTGTGA